CCGACAGGTAACGACCGCATTTTCTAAACCTCTCTGCATTGCCACAAAATAAAAAACCATCTGAGGTTTTATCTTCTTAATAGATTGCTGCAGGTGGTACTCACTCTATAGTTTGATACGCGAAGGTTATGTGTGGACTTGGGGTCATCCGTGACATCCCCATGACATGTATAGATTAAAATTAAAACTCACAAAAAGGCATTTGGTGCATTATTTGGCTACTACTTGAATGTTCGATTTTGATTTCCTCTCTACTGAAGAAAACAAATATTTGTTCCAGTGTTCAAGGTCCTCTGTCGGAGCATTTTGTAATGTGGCTCTTGAATAAGATGGGAGGCTCTTCGCACAACCCCTCATCATGTCCAAGTCCAAGGCCTCGATGTCGATGATCTCACTTTGGTTTGTTTCTTTCTCTTCCTTTTATTGATTCATTTTCTACTCACTAAAACCTTCAAAAGGGGACTATGTTGTCAACTTATCTCTCTTTAAACTCATTTTTAGGTTAATATTGATGCGGGTGGCTTGCATTCAACTTCTTTAACTGGTAAAGGAGAGATATTAAAAAGTGTTCTCAAAGTTTATTTCCTTCTCATTCTCACCATGTGCTAGATCCTCCTTTTGATCAAGAATAGTTATTTGTTTGGTCTTTTAATTTTTAGCTAGGTGGACGGTTGGGGAAGAGAGAACACGGAAGACTCGGGTTAGGTGACAATGACAAGATCAGCAAAATAGTTCCACAGAGAGTTAATCTTCTCCCTGACAAAGATATCCTGCATGTTGTAAAGCCTTAAACTTTAATTATCTTTAGATCTCTAAAAGAGGATCTCATTCATGTAAAGAAGCGTTAACCTTTAATGATCAATAACCTTTTTACAGATACGTTTCTTGCGGCCTAACACATTCCGTTGCTTTGAAAAGAGATGGCAAAATATTATCGACTGCTCTCTTGAAACCCAAGAAATGTGCTTTAAGGTTTACTTCATAAGTAAAGAGTCATTTTCCTATCATTATCTTTGTGATCAGATTGGTAGAGGAGATCATGGCAGACGGTTATGGAAGGAATGTAACACCTGGACAGCCATTGGAGTTGTTTTTATATTTCACCACCTGAAAGAAGCTTTAATAACGCCAGAAAGAAGTAAGGAAAATGGTCAGCTGCTTGCGGTGGGCTCCACAGTCTTGCCATCGTGGAATGTATGTCTGATAATATTTGATCCTCCGGTCACATAACAAGTTACGAAGACAAGAAAGAAATATGTTGCAGGAATCAAGGCAAAAGGAGAGTATGCTTCATTAAAAGGGGGAGGGGAAAGAGAGAATGTAATCACCATTTCATAGCTATCGGAATTGATACCAGTAAATGAGGATAAGCATGATGGCACAAGCTCTGGAAGACTGGAACCATCGGGGTTTAGATCCTTGCCGCAGGATAAGCACTGGCTAGCGACTATGATAGTGACATGAGTACATGACTGGTCATGAGAATCACAAACGCACCAGCTCCAAAACTGTCTTTAGCGGCTTGCTTGATAACCTCGGTTATATTCTCTTCATCTGTTCATTGAGGAATTAAGGCACAAATTATTAGAAAAGAAATTTTATATCAATTCAACATAACTAAATATAATAAACAGTTTCCAGACAACTAATAAACAATATATCTATTATACTTTCACAATCAATCATTAATTCATTTACGGAACAACAAGAAAAATTAAAATTAAAGATATTCCTACTAAAAAATCAAAATGAAATAAAAATAAAAACCAAAGCAATATAACAAGAAAATAATAAATTAATAGAGTAAAACAATAAAATATATAGTGTTGAAAAATATGACAACTTATACACTTTCCATTCATCAAATAAATACAACTAAAAAAAATTTACTTCAAACAAAAAACTGTTTTTGATCATTAAACTCGAATTTTTTTTTGAAAATAACCAATATATAACAGTCTTGGCAAGATGTCTCTCAAAGATTAACGTTGAAACTCACTACATCAAAAGAATCCGATGGTGTTTTCAAAACAATAACACAATTTCTAAAACAAATGGCATGTTTGTGTAGCAATAATCTATCTAGCATAATAATAATGTTATAAATGAGAGATATGGAGGTTCGGAAAACATATTTAGAGAATTTCATATGGAATCAAAACAAAACAGAAAGAGATCAATGTTGAAGATGCATCAAATAATCATAACAACAATGAGTGAGAGTTACAAGGCTTTTGGTGACACTAAAGAATATGGAAACAACAATAATATACAATCGCAACAACATAGAAAACAGATCTACCATCTGCTAATACTACAAACAAATTAAAAAGTGTGTATTAATGATAATAAACGAACAAAACTAAGTTGTTAAGCAAAAAAAAAACAACAAAACAAAGTTATATAAGTTTAAAATCACAGCACATATAGTATTATTTTTTTATAATTAATCAATATAAAAAATTTATACAACATATAAGAACATGAAGAGAAAACAATTAGAACAGACGTTAAATGGCATGAATTTAAACAAAATGGACACAAAAATAATTCCAAAAACGAAATTCAAGTAGCAAAGATGACATGCTACTCTTATTCAACAATAGTGTAGAAAAAAATGGCCAAACACATGCAAGAAATAACATTTGTTTCCTTTACACAAATACAATTGAAAGAGTCGGTAATTGTTAGATTCGGGTTTAATTATGGGCTTCCAACCTAAAATCAATTGGTGATTAGTGGATTGGCTCTAACCTTTTATATATTACTTAATGTCCTTTAGAATTTCCGATGTGGGATATATATCCCTAATACCTCTCTCCTCGAGATGATGTCTCTTATCGACCAGAAATCTCGGAATTTTAGGACATTTATACTCGGTCGAGCGAGTTTAACACAACCTTTATACTCGGTTGGAAGAGTTAATCACGATCTTTATACCCTATCAGAAGGGTTAATTTTAATTTTAATTAGGGGTTTAGGGTATTTAGGATCTGGGCTCTGATACCATGTTAGATTCGGGTTTAATTATGGGCTTCCAACTTAAAACCAATTGGTGATTAGTGGATTGGCCCTAACCATTTATATATTACTTAATGTCCCTTAGAATTCCCGATGTAGGATATATATCCCTAATAGTAATAATAAAAATTAGACGATATAATAACTAAATACTAAATAATATAGAAATTTTGCTAATACTAACGGGAACATTTCCGCGCGAAGCGCTGACAAACCCCTAGTCTTTTACGAAGATCAAGTTTGAGGAATTTCTAAGGGTTTAAGAAAGTGTCGTTAATCAATTAATTCACTAACCTTTACAAAACCTAAAATGGTGTGGCGTTTTTGAAAGAAAAGCTTAAGTTTTAGAATCTGAAATGTTTTCTGGATAATTGTGTCATAAATTTTAAAAAGAAGCTGTGCAAATTATTATAGTTACCGGAAAATTATTATAGTTACCTGATCATATAATAATTTTATTGAATATTTAGCCGGAAAATGCTCATGCAATAGAAAAGTTTTATATGAAATGGAAGACCTAACTGCCTATGCAATTCATCGCCTAAAAATGGAAGAAAGAAGTCAAAGAACCAATTATTGTTTGACACCACTTGTAGATCTTCCTTGTCAACTTTTAATTTCTTAGAGAGATTGTTTATCTTCCAATATCCTGTTGGTAAGGTTACTGAAATGTAAACTGTATGAGATATCTAGCAGGAAAAAATGACTAAAATATAAGAGTCATTGTTACACCGGAAAACAGTTGACATATATGTGACTGTTCACATAAGCAAGAGTGTTTGATGAACAAATCCATAATCATATTAGCCGGACTTGTAACTTCCTATAAAATTATCATATTTTGTTACTAATATTACTGGTGTTGTTTATATTATTACACATATGTGCCCATATCTCTCTCAACTTCACAAAATAACAACAAATTAAAGATTGGCTTTTCCTTTGCGTATATGTCTTTACAAATTTCTCTGTGTTTTCATTTTCTTATGACGTCATCAAAGGTATTCAATGTGATGCCTGAACCTCACTTGCAACCCTCATGTATACCCCTTTTCGGCTCTTCTTTTGTATCTGCTCATGTATATACGTGAATAAATGTCACACTATAGTATGGTGTACACTTTATTGTAAATCATGAATTTTTTTTTGCGGAATTGACTGCCCCTTATAAAGCTTTATTTTTACGGAACTTGAGCATGTTCAATGGAAAAGACTCTAATGAATCTCTTAAGTAATATTTAAATACTAAATTTTTGCTAAGAGATCTTGTTAAAGTAATTTTGTTCTCTTAGCTCCAATGGTATGTAACCACTGAATGAATCAACAAACTCAAACTCAATGTGCATGTGTGTGTGTATGTTAATGTTCCTTTTCTCATTGTTGTATGTAACCACTGAATGAATCAACAAACTCAAACTCACAAGATTACATGTGACTGAATGAGACAAAAACACCAAAGTGATGTTTAGACTGCATACCACGAGTTTTAGTCTGAGTCTCTCCTCCCGCAAGCAAGGAATACAACTGCTTAACAAATGAGTTCTCTAAAGAATCAAGATACAAGTTGTGTTTTTCATTGGTGACTTAAAAGGTAATGCCTTTGGTCTTATTACCGGATAACCTGCGAACTGATTACTTTTAGAATTTTGCTTTTGAGGGAATGACTACTTTGTCTTAGGTGAGCTTCTAGGAAAACCGGGGAGTAGAAACTTTACATGGCCATGATCCTTTATCTCCTGCGAGCCCCTTGAACCTGGTCCTTTACGTTCTTTTACTTCAACCACTGATTTTCCTGGAGTCTTTGTCATCTTAGGCAATGGTTTCTTGACCAATTCAGTCTTCTTTAAGGGCTTCGCTTTCTCTGAACCTGTGAGACTCTTCGCAGAGTTGCTTCCATTGCCTTTATCACTCACTGTCTTCAAAGTCCCTCCTTTCAACTCTGCTTTTGCTCTCTTAGCCATGGCCTGTAGAGTAGTAACAGACTGTTTCTTCCTAGCTTAATCCCGGGAAGATACTTGACATTTTCCTAATCAAGAAACCAAGAAAGCATCTTTGTTTATGTAATCTATAAGGCTTGAAGCATCTTTGGTTAAGTACTCTGTAAGACTTGAAGAAAACAGAGTTTCAATCAAAGAGAGGCAGAAGAAATATACTTGATCAAGAGAAAACTCCAAAGAAACAATAAAATTGATCAAGAACCAAATGATCCTCTCATCTCTATTGCAACAGCATTGCACAGAAGCAGTGTCACTAAAAGCTGATGCTGTTTCTGAACAACCCGGAATATCACAGCTAAAGAAAAATCACCATCATGAGATCAAATAAAAAAACAAAAATAGGAACAATGAAGGAGAGATGATTACTGGCTTGTTTCTTCTTGTTGGGAGTGCCCCTGAGTTGGAGAATCTCGAGCACCACGAGACCGAGAGACATGAGCCCCAAAGTCAGACCAGACATGATTCCCGCGAACAGGACGAGGAAACATGAGACGCCTGTGTAGTCTTTCAAGACGTGAAGCATTGTTTTAATATGACTTTGATCGAAACCGATCGATCAAAGCTTCTTCTTCGAAGAGAATCTACATCGCACGAGCGACGGAAGAGAAGGAAGAGAAAGAACAGATGAAACTCAGATCTATCTTCTACCCAATAATGTTTTGACACGTGCTTCCTAAGAGACGTGTCTTAACTCTCTTAATTAAGAGAAGTGCCTTAGGTTTTCATCAATTTTTCTTTTCTTTTAATTCATAATTGGGCTAAGAGACCCACCTAAAAGCTTGCATTAAACATGCTCTCGCCCCTTAGAGCATCATTATCTCACATACTCATTTAGGGGTTCTTAATCTTTTTTTAATAATTTTTAGTCAGAAAAGTGGATTTAAGAGACTTAGTTAAGAGACATGTATATTTGTGTGGTCCATTGCAAATCTCTTATTTAAGGGTTCTTAAAAAAAAATATTAAACATTATTTTATTAAACTTCAAATTTATTTATTAAATTCTTAAATATAACATTTTAAACATAGATTAAAAAAAACAAAAAAAACAAAGATTAGTATAACCTAAAAGCTTTATTCAGTTTCTTGCTCATCAAGTGAACTTTGTTTGTTACACACAGGTTAACAGAAATGACCATCAAAGAACACCAAGCAGTTCATACAT
This sequence is a window from Brassica oleracea var. oleracea cultivar TO1000 chromosome C1, BOL, whole genome shotgun sequence. Protein-coding genes within it:
- the LOC106326095 gene encoding DUF21 domain-containing protein At4g14240-like isoform X2, with product MLHVLKDYTGVSCFLVLFAGIMSGLTLGLMSLGLVVLEILQLRGTPNKKKQATVIFRVVQKQHQLLVTLLLCNAVAIEMRGSFGS
- the LOC106326095 gene encoding uncharacterized protein LOC106326095 isoform X1 is translated as MFPRPVRGNHVWSDFGAHVSRSRGARDSPTQGHSQQEETSHCDIPGCSETASAFSDTASVQCCCNRDERIIWFLINFIVSLEFSLDQENVKYLPGIKLGRNSLLLLYRPWLREQKQS